One segment of Methylocella silvestris BL2 DNA contains the following:
- a CDS encoding molybdopterin-dependent oxidoreductase: MRFSVALISLALLAASPSQADEANVSVALTGLDGQAGAVTLDELAALPRATVSAEQHGAAHAFEGALLTDILARVGAPSGKAIHGAEMTDVIIVEARDGYKIALDLAGTDATIRKDRVILADRMDGAPIGPETGPFRLVVEGDLRPARSVRMVKQIRLERLH; the protein is encoded by the coding sequence ATGCGATTTTCCGTTGCGCTCATCTCCCTCGCCTTGCTCGCAGCGAGCCCTTCGCAGGCCGATGAGGCAAACGTCAGCGTTGCCCTCACCGGACTTGATGGGCAAGCCGGCGCGGTGACGCTCGATGAACTGGCGGCGCTGCCTCGGGCTACGGTCAGCGCCGAACAGCACGGCGCGGCGCATGCGTTCGAGGGCGCCCTGCTGACGGACATTCTCGCCAGGGTCGGCGCGCCGAGCGGCAAGGCCATCCACGGCGCGGAGATGACCGACGTCATCATCGTCGAAGCCCGCGACGGATACAAGATCGCGCTCGATCTCGCCGGAACCGACGCCACCATCCGCAAGGATCGCGTGATCCTTGCCGACCGCATGGACGGCGCGCCGATCGGGCCGGAGACGGGTCCGTTTCGTCTGGTTGTCGAGGGCGATTTACGCCCTGCCCGCTCGGTGCGGATGGTCAAGCAGATCAGGCTTGAACGGCTGCATTAG
- a CDS encoding DNA topoisomerase IB: protein MLDSTDEASLVVDPREAAESAGLRYVSDSRPGISRRKSGKGFSYRHPGGGLVRDAATLKRIRSLAIPPAYADVWICPSPNGHIQATGRDARKRKQYRYHPAFRELRESAKYEHVMAFAKALPAIRRRVAADMSQRGLGREKVLAAVVYLLDTTLIRVGNEDYARQNKSYGVTTLQNRHAVVEGSQVRFRFTGKSGKQWSLKVKDRRIARIIKQCQELPGQELLQYVDDHGEEQRVASSDVNAYLKEITGEEITAKDFRTFAGTVLAAIELRELQSFDSAAQAKRNLRQAIERVASRLGNTPTICRKCYIHPEILNGYLDGGLVAGIKTEIEKELRDELAGLEPEEAAVLAILRARLERAGPNGCAP from the coding sequence GTGCTTGATTCAACAGATGAAGCTTCGCTTGTTGTCGATCCGAGGGAAGCGGCCGAGTCGGCGGGCTTGCGCTACGTCTCGGACTCCCGGCCGGGGATCAGCCGGCGAAAATCCGGCAAGGGATTTTCCTACAGGCATCCAGGCGGCGGCCTTGTCCGGGACGCCGCCACATTGAAGCGCATTCGATCGCTCGCTATCCCGCCCGCCTATGCCGACGTCTGGATCTGCCCATCCCCCAACGGCCATATCCAGGCGACCGGCCGCGACGCGCGCAAGCGAAAGCAGTACCGCTATCATCCCGCGTTCCGCGAGCTCCGCGAGAGCGCGAAATATGAGCATGTGATGGCTTTCGCTAAAGCGCTGCCCGCCATTCGAAGACGAGTCGCCGCGGATATGTCGCAACGCGGATTGGGGCGCGAGAAGGTGCTCGCCGCGGTCGTCTATCTCTTGGATACGACCCTGATCCGCGTTGGCAATGAGGATTACGCGCGGCAGAATAAAAGCTATGGCGTCACCACTCTGCAAAACCGTCACGCGGTCGTCGAGGGGTCGCAGGTGCGCTTTCGCTTCACGGGCAAGAGCGGCAAGCAATGGTCGCTCAAGGTCAAGGACCGCCGCATCGCCCGGATCATCAAGCAATGTCAGGAATTGCCCGGCCAGGAGCTTTTGCAATATGTCGATGATCATGGCGAGGAGCAGCGCGTCGCGTCGAGCGACGTGAACGCCTATCTGAAAGAGATCACCGGCGAGGAAATCACCGCGAAGGATTTTCGCACCTTTGCCGGCACCGTCCTCGCCGCCATCGAGCTCAGGGAGCTCCAGAGTTTCGATAGCGCGGCGCAGGCGAAGCGCAATTTGCGGCAGGCGATCGAGCGGGTCGCTTCCCGGCTCGGCAACACGCCGACGATCTGCCGCAAATGCTACATCCATCCCGAGATTCTGAACGGCTATCTCGACGGCGGCCTTGTCGCCGGGATCAAGACCGAAATCGAAAAAGAGCTGCGCGATGAACTCGCGGGGCTCGAGCCGGAGGAAGCCGCGGTGCTTGCGATCTTACGCGCGCGTCTGGAGCGGGCCGGGCCGAACGGCTGCGCGCCCTGA
- a CDS encoding DUF763 domain-containing protein, which translates to MTRRSGNADLPLHSGRVPAWLADRMTLLGAAISEAVILHYGRDEFLRRLAHPFWFQSLGAVMGMDWHSSGITTSVLGALKRGLAPRARELGIHICGGRGKHSRQTPAELMRAGEEAGFDGAPLADASRLVAKVDSAAVQDGFELYLHSFIVADDGSWVVVQQGMNGALRQARRYHWLSEGLRSFVDDPHAAIDGRKGADIINLTDHRAEFSRARQLDLLQTLGPDGIASEFASLAERAAPTPKPQLEFPFLVMPAHHEVRPGDVMMRRLRGALAAAADCGPQDFADLLMTPGVGERTVRALALVAEVVHGAPCRFTDPARFSLAHGGKDGHPFPVPVKVYDETIRVMKSAVRKARLGRAEELDALKRLDDQARLAERAATKPSFEAFVAEERRLSPSYGGRTVAGDAAPARTKPRLPPRDGWGTGGAASALQP; encoded by the coding sequence ATGACCCGTCGCAGCGGAAACGCTGACTTGCCGCTGCACTCCGGCCGCGTGCCCGCCTGGCTTGCGGACCGCATGACACTGCTCGGCGCGGCGATCAGCGAGGCCGTGATCCTGCACTACGGCCGCGACGAATTCCTGCGCCGGCTCGCGCATCCGTTCTGGTTCCAATCCCTTGGCGCCGTCATGGGAATGGACTGGCATTCGTCGGGGATTACGACGAGCGTGCTCGGCGCCCTGAAGCGGGGCCTTGCGCCGCGGGCTCGGGAGCTTGGAATTCATATCTGCGGCGGCCGCGGCAAACATTCCCGCCAGACGCCGGCGGAGCTGATGCGCGCCGGCGAAGAGGCGGGATTTGATGGAGCGCCGCTGGCGGATGCGAGCCGCCTCGTCGCCAAGGTCGACAGCGCCGCCGTGCAGGACGGCTTCGAGCTTTACCTGCACAGCTTCATCGTCGCCGATGACGGCAGCTGGGTCGTCGTCCAACAGGGCATGAACGGCGCGCTTCGGCAGGCGCGGCGCTATCATTGGCTGTCAGAGGGGCTGCGCAGCTTCGTCGACGACCCGCATGCGGCGATCGACGGGCGCAAGGGCGCCGACATCATCAACCTCACCGATCACCGCGCGGAATTTTCACGCGCGCGACAACTCGATTTGCTGCAAACCCTCGGGCCGGATGGAATCGCCAGCGAATTCGCTTCGCTCGCGGAACGCGCGGCGCCGACGCCGAAGCCGCAGCTCGAGTTCCCCTTTCTCGTCATGCCGGCGCATCATGAGGTTCGGCCCGGCGATGTCATGATGCGCCGGCTGCGCGGCGCGCTTGCCGCTGCGGCCGATTGCGGTCCGCAGGATTTCGCCGATCTCTTGATGACGCCGGGCGTCGGCGAGCGCACGGTGCGCGCTTTGGCGCTGGTCGCCGAAGTGGTGCATGGCGCGCCCTGCCGCTTCACCGATCCGGCGCGGTTCTCGCTCGCGCATGGCGGCAAGGACGGTCATCCCTTCCCCGTGCCCGTAAAAGTCTACGACGAGACGATCCGCGTCATGAAATCCGCCGTCCGCAAGGCCCGGCTCGGACGCGCAGAGGAGCTTGACGCCTTGAAACGTCTTGACGATCAGGCGCGGCTTGCCGAGCGCGCCGCGACGAAACCCTCTTTTGAGGCATTTGTTGCGGAAGAACGGCGCCTCTCGCCTTCTTATGGCGGCAGGACCGTCGCCGGCGACGCCGCCCCCGCTCGAACAAAGCCAAGGCTCCCGCCGCGTGATGGATGGGGAACGGGCGGGGCGGCGTCGGCGTTGCAACCATGA
- a CDS encoding Ku protein — protein sequence MAPRANWKGVLKVAELTSQISLFTAASTSERIAFHTLNRKTGHRVQRQFIDAETGKPVAPDDQVKGYETGHGEYVMLEADEIAAAIPESDKTLDVQAFISCDEVDDVFFDRPYYLAPSNQATEEAFALLREGMRAKKVAALARAMLFRRMRSLLIRPSGAGLIASTLNFDYEVRSADEAFADVRDVKIEGEMLDLAEHIIKTKTGKFDVSKFDDRYEAAVAALVKAKLEGRKIEPPKPVAATNVTSLLDALRESAKGTARATAKSTSKASEAKTRAPRKKAS from the coding sequence GTGGCGCCGCGCGCGAACTGGAAAGGCGTCCTGAAGGTCGCCGAACTGACCTCACAGATTTCGCTGTTCACCGCCGCCTCGACTTCGGAGCGCATCGCGTTTCATACGCTAAATCGCAAAACCGGCCATCGCGTGCAGCGGCAATTCATCGACGCCGAAACCGGAAAGCCGGTGGCGCCGGACGATCAGGTCAAGGGCTATGAGACCGGGCATGGCGAATACGTCATGCTTGAGGCTGACGAGATTGCGGCGGCCATTCCCGAAAGCGACAAGACGCTCGACGTCCAGGCCTTCATCTCCTGCGACGAAGTCGACGACGTTTTCTTTGATCGCCCCTATTATCTGGCGCCAAGCAACCAGGCCACCGAGGAGGCTTTCGCGCTGCTGCGCGAGGGGATGCGCGCAAAAAAGGTTGCAGCGCTGGCGCGCGCGATGCTGTTTCGCCGGATGCGCTCGCTGCTGATCCGCCCCTCTGGCGCCGGACTGATCGCGAGCACCCTCAACTTCGATTATGAAGTCCGCTCCGCCGACGAAGCCTTCGCCGATGTGCGCGACGTCAAGATCGAGGGCGAGATGCTTGATCTCGCCGAACACATCATCAAGACGAAGACCGGCAAGTTTGACGTCAGCAAGTTCGACGACCGCTATGAGGCGGCCGTCGCCGCTCTCGTCAAGGCGAAGCTTGAAGGCCGCAAGATCGAGCCGCCAAAACCGGTCGCGGCGACCAATGTGACGAGCCTGCTCGACGCGCTGAGGGAGAGCGCCAAAGGGACCGCCAGGGCGACAGCGAAATCGACCTCGAAGGCGAGCGAGGCAAAAACCCGCGCGCCGCGGAAAAAGGCGAGCTGA
- a CDS encoding Ku protein: protein MAPRSFWKGYLKLSLVTCPVVMAPAKSEKEKLRFHTLNRATGNRVQSRYIDSVSGKPVDSADQVKGFPRDDQSYVMLEDEELDSVALESARTIDIELFAPADSIDWIWYDAPHYLTPGDEVGEEAFAVIREAMKATKMVGISRLVLYRRERAVLLEPRGKGIILWTLRYGDEVRDPKLYFDAIKDQKPVPELLSLVNRLIEERVKPWSPEMASDPVQDRLRDIIEAKKTPPAKKTKAEEKTGKGSAESNVIDIMDALRKSLGPAAKKPKGR from the coding sequence ATGGCTCCGCGTTCATTCTGGAAAGGTTATCTGAAGCTCTCGCTCGTGACCTGCCCCGTGGTCATGGCGCCGGCGAAATCCGAAAAGGAAAAGCTGCGCTTTCACACGCTGAACCGGGCTACCGGCAACAGGGTGCAAAGCCGCTACATCGATTCGGTTTCGGGCAAGCCTGTAGATTCGGCCGATCAGGTCAAGGGCTTTCCGCGCGACGATCAGTCTTACGTCATGCTCGAAGATGAGGAACTCGATTCCGTCGCGCTGGAGAGCGCCCGCACGATCGACATCGAGCTGTTCGCGCCGGCCGACTCGATCGACTGGATCTGGTATGACGCGCCGCACTATCTGACCCCGGGCGACGAAGTTGGAGAGGAAGCTTTCGCCGTCATCCGAGAGGCGATGAAGGCGACCAAAATGGTCGGGATTTCCCGCCTCGTGCTCTACCGCCGCGAACGCGCGGTGTTGCTGGAGCCGCGCGGCAAGGGCATCATCCTATGGACGCTGCGTTATGGCGACGAGGTGCGCGATCCAAAGCTCTATTTCGACGCCATCAAGGATCAAAAGCCGGTCCCCGAGCTGTTGTCTCTCGTTAACAGGCTGATCGAGGAGCGCGTTAAACCCTGGAGCCCGGAGATGGCGAGCGATCCGGTGCAGGATCGGCTGCGGGATATCATCGAGGCCAAGAAAACGCCGCCGGCGAAAAAGACCAAAGCCGAGGAAAAGACGGGGAAGGGCAGCGCGGAGAGCAATGTCATCGACATCATGGACGCCCTGCGCAAAAGCCTCGGTCCGGCTGCGAAAAAGCCCAAGGGGCGCTGA
- the ligD gene encoding DNA ligase D: MADTKLKTYRAKRDFAQTAEPSGEAPIAAGPRRRFVIQKHAATRLHYDLRLELDGVFKSWAVTKGPSLDPHDKRLAVEVEDHPLDYGDFEGVIPKGQYGGGTVQLWDRGFWAPEGDKTPEQALADGDLKFTLDGQRLYGSWVLVRMKADRTGGKRTNWLLIKHRDGYARDGDADALLAEDRSVASGRAMAAIAAGKGKGPKPFMLAGEQAADPKAVWDSNKGLAAEARAAPKATRKKSGAALAQMPDFLPPQLCQPVERPPSGDGWVHEIKFDGYRMQLRVAGGKATLKTRKGLDWTDKFAAIAAEAADFPDAIIDGEIVALDSSGSPDFVALQAALSEQNTDDLIFYAFDLMFEGGRDLRLEPLAARKQALARLIAGARLGAGALIRFVEHFETGGDAILQSACRLNLEGIVSKKRDAPYQPGRSDSWTRAKCRAGHEVVIGGWTTTEGKFRSLLAGVHHGENFTYIGRIGTGFGEAKVKTLLPKLKQFAAETSPFTGPSAPRKTASIHWLKPELVAEIEFAGFTGAGMVRQAAFKGLREDKPAEEVEAETPAPPEQAAVPDPAEIQASARSSSDKPMATANGKPIVMGVAISNPAKELWPADGAEAPVSKLDLARYYEAAGPWLIEHVRGRPCSLIRAPDGITGQQFFQRHAMAGASNLLDLVTVSGDRAPYLQIDRVEGLAAVAQIAGLELHPWNCAPGRPETPGRLIFDLDPGPDVAFEQVAAAALEMRDRLDALGLVSFCKTTGGKGLHVVTPLAVAKGSKLTWPEAKGFAQEVCRRMAADNSNAYLLNMSKKLRAGRIFLDYLRNDRMSTAVAPLSPRARPGATVSMPLNWSEATNSLDPKAFTIRTSVGLLDKSKAWADYDSGARPLEAAIKRLGRAKAAA, from the coding sequence GTGGCGGACACCAAGCTCAAAACCTATCGCGCCAAGCGCGACTTTGCTCAAACGGCGGAACCGAGCGGAGAGGCTCCGATCGCGGCCGGACCGCGTCGGCGCTTCGTCATCCAGAAACATGCCGCAACCCGGCTCCATTACGATCTTCGACTGGAGCTCGACGGAGTCTTCAAATCATGGGCTGTCACCAAGGGCCCCTCGCTCGATCCGCATGACAAGCGCCTTGCAGTTGAGGTCGAGGATCATCCGCTCGACTATGGCGATTTCGAAGGCGTGATCCCCAAAGGCCAATATGGGGGCGGCACGGTCCAGCTGTGGGATCGCGGGTTCTGGGCGCCGGAGGGCGACAAGACGCCTGAACAGGCGCTGGCCGACGGCGATCTCAAATTCACGCTCGACGGCCAAAGGCTGTATGGCAGTTGGGTGCTCGTGCGCATGAAGGCCGACCGCACGGGCGGCAAACGAACCAATTGGCTGCTCATCAAACATCGCGACGGCTACGCGCGGGATGGCGACGCCGACGCTCTGCTGGCGGAGGACCGCTCCGTCGCTTCGGGCCGCGCGATGGCGGCGATCGCGGCCGGCAAGGGCAAGGGGCCAAAGCCTTTCATGCTCGCGGGCGAGCAAGCCGCCGATCCGAAAGCGGTGTGGGACTCGAACAAGGGGCTCGCCGCCGAGGCGCGCGCGGCGCCCAAGGCCACGCGGAAAAAATCTGGCGCGGCTTTGGCGCAAATGCCGGATTTCCTGCCGCCGCAGCTTTGCCAGCCGGTCGAGCGGCCGCCTTCGGGCGACGGTTGGGTTCATGAAATCAAATTCGACGGCTATCGCATGCAGCTTCGCGTCGCCGGCGGCAAAGCGACGCTGAAAACGCGCAAGGGGCTGGACTGGACCGATAAATTCGCGGCGATCGCTGCGGAGGCGGCGGATTTCCCCGACGCTATCATCGATGGCGAGATCGTCGCGCTGGATAGCTCGGGCTCGCCCGATTTCGTGGCGCTGCAGGCGGCGCTTTCAGAACAGAATACCGATGATCTGATTTTCTACGCCTTCGACCTGATGTTCGAGGGCGGGAGAGATTTGCGGCTCGAGCCGCTCGCCGCGCGCAAGCAGGCGTTGGCGCGTCTCATAGCCGGCGCGCGGCTTGGCGCGGGCGCGCTGATCCGTTTCGTCGAGCACTTCGAGACCGGCGGCGACGCGATTTTGCAATCCGCCTGCCGCCTCAATCTGGAAGGCATCGTTTCAAAGAAACGCGACGCGCCCTACCAGCCCGGCCGCTCCGACAGCTGGACCAGGGCGAAGTGCCGCGCCGGCCACGAGGTGGTGATCGGCGGATGGACGACCACGGAGGGGAAATTCCGCTCCCTGTTGGCGGGCGTCCATCACGGCGAGAATTTCACCTATATCGGCCGCATCGGAACGGGGTTCGGCGAAGCCAAGGTCAAAACCCTGCTGCCGAAGCTGAAGCAGTTCGCGGCGGAGACATCGCCCTTCACCGGGCCGAGCGCGCCACGCAAAACCGCTTCGATCCATTGGCTGAAGCCGGAGCTCGTCGCCGAGATTGAGTTTGCGGGGTTTACAGGCGCCGGCATGGTGCGGCAGGCGGCCTTCAAAGGGCTGCGCGAAGACAAGCCGGCCGAAGAGGTCGAAGCCGAGACGCCGGCCCCGCCGGAGCAAGCTGCTGTTCCCGATCCCGCAGAGATTCAGGCGAGCGCGCGTTCATCCTCGGATAAGCCCATGGCGACGGCCAACGGCAAACCCATCGTCATGGGCGTCGCCATCTCCAACCCGGCGAAGGAGTTGTGGCCGGCTGACGGCGCCGAAGCTCCGGTCTCGAAACTCGATCTGGCGCGCTATTACGAAGCGGCCGGTCCCTGGCTCATAGAGCATGTGCGCGGCAGGCCTTGCTCGCTCATCCGCGCGCCCGACGGGATCACTGGCCAGCAATTCTTTCAGCGCCACGCCATGGCCGGAGCCTCGAACCTGCTCGATCTTGTGACCGTGTCGGGCGATCGCGCGCCCTATCTGCAGATCGACCGTGTTGAGGGATTGGCGGCGGTGGCGCAAATCGCTGGGCTTGAGCTGCATCCGTGGAACTGCGCGCCGGGGCGCCCGGAGACGCCCGGGCGGCTGATATTCGATCTCGACCCCGGCCCCGACGTCGCCTTCGAGCAGGTGGCAGCCGCCGCTCTTGAGATGCGCGACAGGCTCGACGCGCTGGGGCTCGTCAGTTTCTGCAAGACGACGGGCGGCAAGGGGCTGCATGTCGTCACGCCGCTGGCGGTCGCCAAGGGCTCCAAACTCACCTGGCCCGAGGCGAAGGGGTTCGCTCAGGAGGTCTGCCGGCGCATGGCCGCGGACAATTCGAACGCCTATCTCCTCAACATGTCCAAAAAGCTTCGCGCGGGGCGTATTTTCCTCGACTACCTGCGCAATGACCGCATGTCGACGGCCGTCGCGCCGCTGTCGCCACGCGCGCGTCCGGGCGCCACGGTTTCGATGCCGCTGAACTGGAGCGAGGCGACCAACAGCCTCGATCCGAAAGCCTTTACGATCCGCACGTCCGTTGGGCTTCTCGACAAGAGCAAAGCCTGGGCCGACTATGATTCGGGCGCGCGTCCGCTGGAGGCGGCGATCAAACGCCTCGGCCGCGCCAAGGCGGCCGCGTGA
- a CDS encoding flavin monoamine oxidase family protein, with product MLETAIIGGGLCGLALAAELEAAGRDYCVFEARSRLGGRVLSEQSEKAAMRVDLGPTWFWPETQPRITKLVADLGLAHFAQHDEGAVLRLVDFDKRAERSEGESVHAGARRIAGGTASLIEALAAKIPADRIQLGHVVTAIKDCGDHIKLTVRAGEAETIVEARRVVLALPPRLVEQSIVFEPALDHHLVDALRETATWMAAEAKAVTVYDRSLWREAGASGNAYVTHQDAVFYEIFDACDAAGTGAALGAFLALTPALRESFAVGLPMLMGNQIAQIFGPELEQGELHYQDWAAEAFTCAASDLAPLAERPLYDNPYLRQAAWGGRLLFGGSETAGAAGGYMEGAVEAAQRLLRDITRFAPAKENGMANEVALAAFGQWTAERQSHILAAYRTHLNRLLASSDKEFVTQRAMLATMEEVFADALAKLGELPFDMDGVAIAAGRSDLTPKILQNFDGFLQTLLDCVVKFNRTSCALSNFPGEDKLAKDYVQAILLDLAAAWREFCLSANAIFVARTEAAAA from the coding sequence ATGCTTGAGACGGCCATCATCGGCGGCGGATTATGCGGCCTGGCGCTTGCCGCCGAGCTGGAAGCGGCCGGGCGCGACTATTGCGTGTTTGAGGCGCGCTCGCGCCTCGGCGGCCGCGTCCTTTCGGAACAGTCCGAAAAAGCCGCGATGCGCGTCGATCTTGGCCCGACATGGTTTTGGCCGGAGACTCAGCCGCGCATCACAAAACTCGTGGCGGATCTCGGCCTCGCTCATTTCGCCCAGCATGATGAAGGCGCCGTCCTGCGCCTCGTCGACTTCGACAAGCGGGCCGAGCGTTCGGAAGGGGAGAGCGTCCACGCCGGGGCGCGGCGCATTGCCGGCGGAACGGCGTCTCTCATCGAGGCGCTCGCGGCAAAAATTCCGGCGGACCGCATACAACTCGGCCATGTCGTCACCGCGATCAAGGATTGCGGCGATCATATCAAGCTGACGGTTCGCGCGGGCGAGGCTGAGACAATTGTCGAGGCCCGCCGCGTCGTGCTGGCGCTGCCGCCGCGCCTCGTCGAACAGAGCATCGTTTTTGAGCCGGCCCTCGACCATCATCTCGTCGACGCGCTGCGCGAAACCGCGACCTGGATGGCCGCCGAGGCCAAGGCGGTGACGGTGTATGATCGGTCGCTTTGGCGCGAGGCGGGCGCGTCGGGCAACGCCTATGTCACCCATCAGGACGCCGTGTTCTATGAGATTTTCGACGCCTGCGACGCCGCCGGGACGGGCGCCGCGCTTGGCGCCTTCCTGGCTTTGACGCCCGCCCTAAGGGAATCCTTCGCGGTCGGGCTGCCCATGCTGATGGGCAATCAGATCGCGCAAATTTTTGGGCCCGAGCTCGAACAGGGCGAATTGCATTATCAGGATTGGGCCGCCGAGGCGTTCACCTGCGCGGCGAGCGATCTCGCCCCCCTGGCGGAGCGCCCGCTCTATGACAATCCCTATCTGCGTCAGGCCGCCTGGGGCGGCAGGCTCCTGTTCGGCGGCTCGGAAACGGCCGGCGCTGCGGGCGGTTATATGGAGGGCGCGGTGGAGGCGGCCCAGCGCCTTTTGCGCGACATCACGCGCTTTGCGCCGGCGAAGGAGAACGGCATGGCAAATGAAGTCGCGCTCGCCGCTTTCGGGCAATGGACCGCCGAGCGCCAATCGCACATTCTCGCCGCCTACCGGACGCATCTCAATCGCCTGCTCGCCAGCTCCGACAAGGAATTCGTCACCCAGCGCGCCATGCTTGCGACGATGGAAGAGGTTTTCGCTGACGCGCTTGCCAAACTGGGCGAGCTGCCGTTTGACATGGATGGCGTCGCCATCGCGGCCGGCCGCTCGGACCTCACGCCAAAAATCTTGCAAAACTTCGACGGCTTTCTTCAGACGCTGCTCGACTGCGTCGTGAAGTTCAATCGAACCTCATGCGCGCTGTCCAATTTTCCAGGCGAAGACAAGCTTGCGAAGGACTATGTGCAGGCGATCCTGCTCGATCTTGCCGCAGCGTGGCGGGAGTTCTGCCTGTCCGCCAACGCCATCTTCGTGGCCAGAACAGAGGCCGCCGCGGCCTAG
- a CDS encoding (2Fe-2S) ferredoxin domain-containing protein, with amino-acid sequence MSSVAELDLPVVFKYHVIACFTKRPPGHPRGSCMESGAQPLWEHLQKKVEAQRLTDVCVTASGCLSFCRAGPLMVVYPEGVWYHPETVDDIDEIVDRHFGAGEPVERLIIVPKV; translated from the coding sequence ATGTCCTCAGTCGCTGAACTCGATCTCCCTGTCGTCTTCAAATATCACGTCATCGCCTGCTTCACGAAGCGTCCGCCCGGGCATCCGCGTGGCAGCTGCATGGAAAGCGGCGCGCAGCCGCTTTGGGAGCATCTGCAGAAAAAGGTGGAGGCCCAGCGTCTGACTGACGTCTGCGTGACCGCCTCCGGCTGCCTCAGCTTCTGCCGCGCCGGCCCCTTGATGGTCGTCTATCCGGAGGGCGTCTGGTACCATCCGGAGACCGTTGACGACATCGACGAGATCGTCGACCGGCATTTTGGCGCGGGCGAACCGGTCGAGCGCCTGATCATCGTCCCGAAGGTCTAA
- the pqqC gene encoding pyrroloquinoline-quinone synthase PqqC yields the protein MNEMSPLRPSETELWSPEKFEAEIRAVGVERYHDKHAFHKLLHGGKLNKGQVQAWALNRYCYQEAVPRKDAALISRTHDRALRREWVRRIHDHDGFGDEPGGLERWLILTDGLGLDRDYVVSRQGALPATRHIVESYVYFVREQPLVVAVASSLTELFAPSIHRERIAGMLENYDFIGDDVMAYFKRRLTQAPRDADFALGYVKENAATRAEQEACVGAVRFKCDVLWAQLDALHHAYVVPGLIPPGAFVPT from the coding sequence ATGAATGAGATGAGCCCGTTGCGGCCGAGCGAGACGGAATTATGGTCGCCCGAAAAATTCGAGGCGGAGATCCGCGCCGTCGGGGTCGAGCGCTATCATGACAAGCATGCGTTCCATAAGCTTCTGCACGGCGGAAAGCTGAACAAGGGCCAGGTGCAGGCCTGGGCGCTCAATCGCTATTGTTATCAGGAGGCGGTTCCGCGCAAGGACGCCGCCCTGATCAGCCGCACGCATGATCGCGCTCTGCGGCGCGAATGGGTCCGCCGCATCCATGATCATGACGGCTTCGGCGACGAGCCGGGCGGCCTCGAACGCTGGCTCATTTTGACGGACGGCCTCGGCCTTGATCGCGACTATGTCGTCTCGCGTCAGGGCGCCCTGCCGGCGACGCGTCATATTGTTGAATCCTATGTATATTTCGTGCGTGAGCAGCCGCTTGTCGTCGCCGTCGCCTCCTCGCTGACGGAGCTGTTTGCGCCGTCGATTCATCGCGAGCGCATCGCCGGAATGCTGGAAAATTACGATTTCATTGGCGACGATGTGATGGCCTATTTCAAGCGGCGTCTGACGCAGGCCCCGCGCGATGCGGATTTCGCGCTCGGCTACGTCAAGGAGAACGCCGCGACCCGCGCCGAACAGGAGGCTTGCGTCGGCGCGGTGCGCTTCAAATGCGACGTGCTCTGGGCTCAGCTCGACGCGCTGCATCACGCTTATGTGGTTCCGGGGCTGATACCGCCAGGCGCTTTCGTTCCGACCTAA
- a CDS encoding glutathione S-transferase family protein encodes MKFYMTPGSCSTGIHILLEEVGLVFEAYIVNLVKGDHLKPDYLAINPNGTIPTLVCDDGGTLTDFNSIAVWLAKTYPRRRLMPQDEQAAQFALETLNFCTRHIHGEGFRRVFTPENYVSARKGVEAIKSEGRDIVLKALETVNGELSGKAYVAGDFSIADAALFYVEFWADKTNIPLPDNCLAHYKLMRSRPAVRQVLAEEGYR; translated from the coding sequence ATGAAGTTCTATATGACGCCCGGGTCCTGCTCGACCGGCATCCACATCCTGCTTGAGGAGGTGGGTCTCGTCTTCGAGGCCTATATCGTCAATCTGGTGAAGGGCGATCATTTGAAGCCCGATTATCTCGCCATCAATCCCAATGGGACCATTCCCACCCTGGTATGCGACGACGGGGGGACGCTGACCGACTTCAACTCGATCGCGGTGTGGCTCGCCAAAACCTATCCGAGGCGGCGCCTCATGCCGCAGGACGAGCAGGCGGCGCAGTTCGCCCTTGAGACGCTGAATTTTTGCACGCGGCACATTCACGGCGAGGGCTTCCGCCGCGTCTTCACGCCGGAAAACTATGTCTCCGCGCGAAAAGGCGTCGAAGCCATCAAGAGCGAAGGCCGCGACATCGTCCTCAAAGCGCTGGAGACGGTGAACGGCGAGTTGTCCGGCAAAGCCTATGTCGCCGGGGATTTTTCGATCGCCGACGCCGCTTTGTTCTATGTCGAATTCTGGGCCGACAAGACCAATATTCCGCTGCCGGACAATTGCCTCGCGCATTACAAGCTGATGCGTTCGCGTCCGGCCGTGCGGCAGGTTCTGGCCGAGGAAGGCTATCGGTAA